Proteins co-encoded in one Octopus sinensis linkage group LG6, ASM634580v1, whole genome shotgun sequence genomic window:
- the LOC115213175 gene encoding tigger transposable element-derived protein 4-like codes for MAESRQKRRQLSLGQKIEILDFIESGKKLADIASLFTCDRSTISKIKKHAKKLRAENVNNRNSKKIRNRKSNFEDVEEALLKWFTQMKCMNASVNGPLMLQKASQFAASLGIKEFSASSGWLERFKNRHNIKFSRLHNEQTPGEEFVAADRWLEDKLKEKIKGYKPRDIFTAAETCLLYKALQPGIITFQGGKTNANKVPKEQVTVLVCVNSDGSEKDLHIVGKHPKPACFDRVQKLPLSYYSNQKSWMTNDIWKTILWEMNQKFQAQNRKIILFVDSAACHRCANNTTPAIRVVYLPKSTHFIQPCRQGIIKSLKTHYRRHINRRMLTTFENGVATQEFTRSISVLDAMFMLKRAMVLVTHRTIRNGFLISGFPFESDETAWSEQGVKDEEDEENETFNKFVSIDDELPTYGELTDVDICQQVATSTDKRYLVDDDECDVDIKERVEEKRQLTRTEGLAAMYTFRAYLEQKFENFDDLPFVKLEEMVEDDASKGRNQMLIKDSLEKK; via the coding sequence ATGGCAGAGAGCAGACAAAAAAGAAGGCAACTATCGTTGGGACAGAAAATTGAAATTCTTGACTTTATAGAATCAGGTAAGAAATTAGCTGACATAGCGTCTTTATTTACATGCGACAGATCAACCATCTCTAAAATTAAGAAACATGCCAAAAAGCTCAGGGCTGAAAATGTTAACAACAGAAACTCGAAGAAGATTAGAAATCGGAAAAGCAACTTTGAAGACGTCGAAGAAGCTTTACTTAAGTGGTTTACCCAAATGAAGTGTATGAATGCTTCGGTAAACGGCCCTTTGATGCTACAAAAAGCATCTCAGTTTGCAGCATCTTTGGGGATAAAAGAGTTTTCGGCTTCGAGTGGGTGGCTAGAACGATTTAAGAACCGACACAATATTAAATTTTCTAGACTTCACAACGAACAAACGCCAGGTGAGGAATTCGTAGCAGCGGACAGGTGGCTTGAAGACAAACTGAAGGAAAAAATTAAAGGATATAAGCCCAGAGATATTTTCACCGCTGCTGAAACATGTCTACTATATAAAGCATTGCAGCCGGGAATAATTACATTCCAAGGTGGGAAAACCAATGCAAATAAAGTACCGAAGGAACAGGTTACTGTCCTGGTTTGTGTTAATTCAGATGGCTCGGAAAAAGACCTTCACATCGTTGGCAAACATCCAAAACCTGCGTGTTTCGATCGAGTGCAAAAATTGCCCCTCTCCTATTACAGCAATCAGAAATCCTGGATGACCAACGATATATGGAAGACGATTTTGTGGGAAATGAACCAAAAGTTCCAGGCGCAGAACCGCAAGATAATTTTGTTTGTTGACAGTGCTGCATGTCATCGATGTGCTAATAATACAACGCCGGCTATCAGAGTTGTTTATCTGCCAAAGAGTACTCATTTCATTCAACCTTGCCGCCAGGGAATTATCAAATCTCTAAAAACTCATTATCGGCGTCATATTAACCGAAGAATGCTCACTACGTTCGAAAACGGCGTGGCAACCCAAGAATTTACTAGATCCATCTCCGTACTAGATGCCATGTTTATGTTGAAACGGGCCATGGTTTTAGTAACACATCGGACAATCCGAAACGGTTTTCTAATATCCGGTTTTCCTTTTGAAAGCGATGAAACCGCCTGGTCAGAGCAGGGAGTTAAagatgaagaagacgaagaaaatgaGACATTTAATAAGTTTGTCAGTATCGACGACGAATTACCGACATATGGCGAGCTTACAGACGTTGACATCTGCCAACAAGTAGCAACTTCAACTGATAAACGCTATCTTGTGGACGACGATGAATGTGATGTAGATATtaaagagagagtggaagaaaaGCGACAGTTGACGAGAACAGAAGGTCTGGCAGCTATGTACACCTTCAGAGCCTACCTCGAACAGAAGTTCGAAAACTTTGATGATTTGCCTTTTGTAAAATTAGAAGAAATGGTCGAAGATGATGCTTCCAAAGGACGCAATCAAATGTTGATTAAGGAttctttagaaaagaaataa